In Daphnia pulicaria isolate SC F1-1A chromosome 9, SC_F0-13Bv2, whole genome shotgun sequence, a single genomic region encodes these proteins:
- the LOC124313019 gene encoding protein peste-like, protein MKEWFHHGEYQVSISNMGCCGPVFWGITGLAGAIIAATLAIGLPFLVNYLVDEQFKLYPGTQMYEFWEVSPVPMYIYMYLYNVTNAEDVINFKAKPILQQVGPYTYTEVHERVNIEMHDHNYTLKFQQKRWWQFVEERSNGSLEDQITTVNVPLLSAAYSNRFSRKLIKDNLNSFIDESNSTVFITKTADEFIFKGYSDPFLDAQAQLPPGLLDIPSYDKFGWFYGRNGSESFDGVFNIFTGVDDISKLDVMDMWNYTRQTKYYESYCGMVNGSFGEGWPPRRERTSISMYSSDLCRSITMDYTEDVEKNGVTFYRFAGTRKMFASVEEDPDNWCFCSGGTCNPSGVTNSTTCRYGSPAFVSFPHYYEADTFFQNQVEGLNPQKDLHQFHVDLEPRTATPLKVAARFQINILMQSIPGIEVVEDVREVYMPVIWFGVEADLSDKLLGLIHFMLIGPYIGCFLFFLMFVTCIIVVAKSAVKYSKMRKEVPPVHPEEEGDRSKEEDLEKSEPIQKTNT, encoded by the exons TTTCAATCAGCAACATGGGATGTTGTGGGCCAGTCTTTTGGGGCATTACCGGATTAGCGGGCGCTATCATAGCGGCTACGCTAGCCATCGGTCTACCTTTTCTCGTCAACTACTTGGTCGATGAG CAATTTAAGTTGTATCCTGGCACGCAAATGTACGAATTTTGGGAGGTGTCGCCCGTGCCGATGTACATTTACATGTATTTATACAATGTCACCAATGCAGAAGACGTCATTAACTTCAAAGCTAAGCCGATCCTTCAACAAGTTGGACCTTACACTTACAC GGAGGTGCACGAACGCGTCAACATAGAGATGCACGATCACAATTACACGCTGAAATTCCAGCAGAAGCGATGGTGGCAGTTTGTGGAAGAGCGGAGCAACGGTTCTCTGGAAGACCAAATCACCACTGTGAACGTTCCTCTTTTG AGCGCCGCGTACAGCAATCGATTTTCTCGAAAATTAATCAAGGACAACTTGAATTCCTTTATCGATGAATCCAACAGCACCGTGTTCATCACAAAAACGGCCGACGAGTTCATTTTCAAGGGCTACTCGGATCCCTTTCTGGACGCACAAGCTCAGCTGCCGCCAGGATTGCTTGACATTCCATCGTACGACAAGTTCGGCTGGTTCTATGGA CGTAACGGGTCGGAGTCATTTGATGGCGTCTTCAATATATTCACCGGTGTCGATGACATCAGCAAACTCGACGTAATGGACATGTGGAACTACACCCGACAGACCAA GTATTACGAATCCTATTGCGGGATGGTTAACGGCTCGTTTGGCGAAGGATGGCCGCCCAGAAGAGAACGCACCAGCATCTCGATGTACTCCTCTGATCTTTGCCG GTCGATTACCATGGACTACACGGAAGATGTCGAAAAAAATGGCGTGACGTTTTATCGCTTTGCCGGAACGAGGAAAATGTTTGCCAGCGTCGAAGAAGATCCGGACAACTGGTGTTTTTGTTCGGGCGGCACCTGCAATCCTTCGGGTGTCACCAACTCGACGACTTGTCGCTACGGATCGCCGGCATTCGTCTCTTTCCCTCACTATTACGAGGCCGACACCTTCTTCCAAAATCAGGTGGAAGGATTGAATCCGCAAAAGGATCTACATCAATTTCACGTGGATCTTGAACCG CGCACTGCTACTCCGTTAAAGGTGGCGGCTCGTTTTCAAATCAACATTCTGATGCAATCTATACCGGGCATTGA AGTCGTCGAAGATGTCCGGGAGGTGTACATGCCAGTGATCTGGTTCGGTGTTGAGGCTGATTTAAGCGACAAACTTTTGGGATTGATCCATTTCATGCTAATAGGACCCTACATTGGAtgcttcttatttttcctgATGTTCGTTACCTGCATAATTGTGGTCGCAAAAAGTGCAGTCAAGTATTCCAAGATGAGAAAGGAAGTTCCGCCAGTACATCCGGAGGAAGAAGGTGATCgatcgaaagaagaagaccttGAAAAATCAGAACccattcaaaaaacaaatacgtaa
- the LOC124313094 gene encoding importin subunit alpha-1a-like isoform X1 has protein sequence MPSKNYLTAAANLKIEGIANDINSGDEKKEKTALRALKILTKKCYCGKRGILINANYSNVIPKLVEFLSSVGKADLQMDSAVILTNIASGTADQAKAVVSAGAVAGIISMVCSLDGRVADNAGFQLAWLASRRQELQEEIIKPLLMLIKPDTPVTLLQRVIDALCTFCYNLDNRTDNSPPTFILPALAHLLHNNDELIIKEACHAFIYFQGSDEVIQEVVDAGVVPRLVALLQHREVAIVPCPKHCPIFSILKTIGSITSGTFDQAKAVVSAGAVTPLISFLGSHRDVAEEALFALSNIADFGPELRNCVIEQGIIRPLLSLIKLDITPDVTLLRLVTRALSSLCYSHKEESPLTVPVIQQLLTGLAHLSHHNNDDEILTAACKALSNLGMNIVENKKAAAIESDIAALDALSSKTLAILERYLSTELSNGESKLAPSTS, from the exons ATGCCTTCTAAAAATTATCTTACAGCTGCAGCCAACTTGAAAATTGAGGGCATAGCTAATG ATATCAACAGCGgtgatgaaaaaaaggaaaaaactgcACTCCGTGCACTTAAGATTTTAaccaagaaatgttattgtggCAAAAGAGGCATCCTCATCAATGCCAATTATTCAAATGTTATTCCCAAGCTCGTAGAATTCCTCAGTAGTGTCGGCAA agCTGATCTTCAGATGGATTCAGCCGTGATTCTCACCAACATTGCGTCAGGCACTGCTGATCAGGCCAAAGCAGTGGTCAGTGCTGGGGCCGTAGCTGGGATCATTTCCATGGTGTGTTCACTTGATGGACGTGTGGCTGATAACGCTGGTTTTCAACTCGCATGGCTCGCCTCAAGAAGACAAGAGCTACAGGAAGAAATCATCAAGCCGTTGCTTATGTTGATAAAACCTGACACTCCA GTTACATTATTGCAAAGAGTCATAGACGCTTTGTGCACCTTTTGTTATAATTTGGACAATAGAACAGACAACAGTCCACCCACTTTCATTCTTCCCGCCCTGGCCCACCTTCTCCACAACAACGACGAGTTGATCATCAAAGAAGCTTGCCatgcttttatttattttcaaggcTCCGACGAAGTAATTCAAGAAGTTGTTGACGCCGGAGTCGTCCCTCGGCTCGTCGCTCTATTGCAGCACAGAGAAGTTGCCATCGTCCCCTGTCCGAAACATTGCCCGATCTTCTCCATTTTGAAAACTATCGGCAGTATTACTTCAGGCACATTTGATCAAGCCAAAGCTGTTGTAAGTGCTGGGGCTGTTACTcccttaatttcttttttgggttcaCATCGAGATGTTGCCGAGGAAGCTCTATTTGCTCTCAGTAATATTGCTGATTTTGGACCAGAGCTTAGAAATTGTGTTATAGAGCAAGGCATCATTAGGCCTTTGCTCTCATTGATTAAACTCGACATCACTCCAGAC GTAACATTATTGCGCCTCGTCACTCGGGCTTTGTCCAGCTTATGTTATAGTCACAAGGAGGAGAGTCCACTCACTGTCCCTGTCATTCAACAGCTTCTTACCGGCCTGGCCCACCTTAGCCACCACAACAACGACGATGAAATTCTCACCGCCGCTTGCAAGGCTCTTTCGAACCTCGGGATGAACATCGTTGAGAACAAGAAGGC AGCCGCAATCGAATCTGACATTGCTGCCCTCGATGCCTTAAGTTCCAAAACGCTGGCTATTCTGGAGCGGTACTTATCCActgaa TTGTCCAATGGAGAGTCCAAGTTGGCGCCATCAACATCGTAG
- the LOC124313094 gene encoding importin subunit alpha-1a-like isoform X2, translating into MDSAVILTNIASGTADQAKAVVSAGAVAGIISMVCSLDGRVADNAGFQLAWLASRRQELQEEIIKPLLMLIKPDTPVTLLQRVIDALCTFCYNLDNRTDNSPPTFILPALAHLLHNNDELIIKEACHAFIYFQGSDEVIQEVVDAGVVPRLVALLQHREVAIVPCPKHCPIFSILKTIGSITSGTFDQAKAVVSAGAVTPLISFLGSHRDVAEEALFALSNIADFGPELRNCVIEQGIIRPLLSLIKLDITPDVTLLRLVTRALSSLCYSHKEESPLTVPVIQQLLTGLAHLSHHNNDDEILTAACKALSNLGMNIVENKKAAAIESDIAALDALSSKTLAILERYLSTELSNGESKLAPSTS; encoded by the exons ATGGATTCAGCCGTGATTCTCACCAACATTGCGTCAGGCACTGCTGATCAGGCCAAAGCAGTGGTCAGTGCTGGGGCCGTAGCTGGGATCATTTCCATGGTGTGTTCACTTGATGGACGTGTGGCTGATAACGCTGGTTTTCAACTCGCATGGCTCGCCTCAAGAAGACAAGAGCTACAGGAAGAAATCATCAAGCCGTTGCTTATGTTGATAAAACCTGACACTCCA GTTACATTATTGCAAAGAGTCATAGACGCTTTGTGCACCTTTTGTTATAATTTGGACAATAGAACAGACAACAGTCCACCCACTTTCATTCTTCCCGCCCTGGCCCACCTTCTCCACAACAACGACGAGTTGATCATCAAAGAAGCTTGCCatgcttttatttattttcaaggcTCCGACGAAGTAATTCAAGAAGTTGTTGACGCCGGAGTCGTCCCTCGGCTCGTCGCTCTATTGCAGCACAGAGAAGTTGCCATCGTCCCCTGTCCGAAACATTGCCCGATCTTCTCCATTTTGAAAACTATCGGCAGTATTACTTCAGGCACATTTGATCAAGCCAAAGCTGTTGTAAGTGCTGGGGCTGTTACTcccttaatttcttttttgggttcaCATCGAGATGTTGCCGAGGAAGCTCTATTTGCTCTCAGTAATATTGCTGATTTTGGACCAGAGCTTAGAAATTGTGTTATAGAGCAAGGCATCATTAGGCCTTTGCTCTCATTGATTAAACTCGACATCACTCCAGAC GTAACATTATTGCGCCTCGTCACTCGGGCTTTGTCCAGCTTATGTTATAGTCACAAGGAGGAGAGTCCACTCACTGTCCCTGTCATTCAACAGCTTCTTACCGGCCTGGCCCACCTTAGCCACCACAACAACGACGATGAAATTCTCACCGCCGCTTGCAAGGCTCTTTCGAACCTCGGGATGAACATCGTTGAGAACAAGAAGGC AGCCGCAATCGAATCTGACATTGCTGCCCTCGATGCCTTAAGTTCCAAAACGCTGGCTATTCTGGAGCGGTACTTATCCActgaa TTGTCCAATGGAGAGTCCAAGTTGGCGCCATCAACATCGTAG
- the LOC124313771 gene encoding septin-1-like, with product MDVFAVPLTKLSGPAATADRFAFGRADALHKGKMQHRTILVMGATGCGKTTLINGMINFIFDVQWEDTFRFQLIEEQTAGRSQVDSQTSRITAYDIHHAESFRVPYSLTIVDTPGYGDIKGLERDQEITEMVRKFFEERGGIQKLDVVGFVAQACLPRLTPTQIYIFDSVLSIFGNDIKENINFLLTSADNQVCRPS from the coding sequence ATGGATGTATTTGCTGTTCCGCTTACCAAGTTATCcgggccagcagcaacagccgaTCGCTTCGCCTTCGGTAGAGCTGATGCCCTGCACAAAGGGAAGATGCAGCATCGCACCATTTTGGTGATGGGCGCAACCGGTTGCGGCAAGACGACGCTCATTAATGGTatgattaatttcattttcgacgTCCAATGGGAGGATACCTTCCGCTTCCAGCTGATTGAAGAGCAGACGGCCGGCCGCTCCCAAGTTGACAGTCAGACCAGCCGCATCACAGCCTACGACATCCATCACGCGGAATCCTTCCGCGTCCCTTATTCGCTGACTATTGTCGACACGCCCGGCTACGGTGACATTAAAGGGCTCGAAAGGGACCAAGAAATCACCGAAATGGTCCGTAAATTTTTCGAAGAAAGGGGCGGAATTCAAAAGCTGGACGTGGTTGGTTTCGTGGCGCAAGCCTGTTTGCCACGGTTGACGCCCACTCagatttatatttttgattCGGTGCTTTCCATCTTCGGTAACGatatcaaggaaaacattaatTTCTTATTGACGTCCGCCGACAACCAAGTGTGCCGCCCATCTTGA
- the LOC124313136 gene encoding verrucotoxin subunit beta-like, which translates to MGLDDHLQASIVTGLINKFSGASNYLNDPSSPSQVTQTLVCRTKSRKERLDVQTLLQQMSPLRLPDSMDAEMELPKATHVVVGIVYGAEAYCVLSQDLGISHEADEEAHEEAEENLRKMATKLENALGDIDFDAQLPDFKEQFTKEEKAQLTRWKCRFYSDLQSSAVRECNVIKVYTYCLKMIRQIKEDVENKRKAISITVLLCPVKFILKLSDERLRRAFGFSDVDSEVTARMCRNWFQLEEIRNKAEAIRASSSAKKINRASLKSFFDVLNDYKHLLRESLKNGVIRSRESDDGDDDEVERVNSIAESHGLFKPIRLERWLRFKVSESEVVGKISGINGILFLSGKQQLEKKLADSFEKKYALMLTIPSLDEKAIEILEEMKDYCLNYQKLVAFEDDKG; encoded by the coding sequence ATGGGTCTTGACGACCATCTTCAGGCCAGCATCGTGACTGGTCTCATCAACAAATTCAGCGGAGCCAGCAACTACCTGAACGATCCATCGAGCCCGTCACAAGTCACCCAAACTCTTGTGTGTCGCACAAAGTCCAGGAAGGAGCGTCTGGATGTGCAAACTCTTCTCCAACAGATGAGCCCTTTACGTCTGCCTGACAGCATGGATGCCGAAATGGAGTTGCCAAAAGCCACCCATGTCGTCGTAGGGATCGTCTACGGAGCTGAAGCTTATTGCGTCCTGAGCCAGGATCTTGGCATCAGCCACGAAGCCGACGAAGAAGCTCACGAGGAAGCCgaagaaaatttaagaaaaatggcAACCAAACTGGAAAACGCATTAGGCGACATCGACTTTGACGCCCAGTTACCTGATTTCAAGGAGCAGTTCACCAAGGAAGAAAAAGCCCAGCTCACTCGTTGGAAATGTCGGTTTTACTCCGACCTCCAATCTTCAGCTGTTCGAGAGTGTAACGTCATCAAAGTCTACACTTATTGCCTGAAAATGATACGACAAATCAAAGAAGATGTAGAAAACAAGAGGAAAGCTATCTCAATCACAGTCCTGCTCTGCCCGgtgaaattcattttgaaactTTCCGATGAAAGATTACGGCGGGCATTTGGATTCAGCGATGTCGACTCCGAAGTGACAGCTCGAATGTGCCGGAACTGGTTTCAATTGGAAGAAATCCGGAACAAAGCGGAAGCCATTCGAGCCTCATCTTCTGCCAAGAAAATCAACCGAGCATCGCTGAAATCTTTCTTTGACGTTTTGAATGACTACAAACATCTCCTGAGAGAAAGTCTGAAGAATGGCGTCATTAGGTCCAGGGAAAGTGACGATGGTGATGACGACGAAGTCGAAAGAGTCAACAGCATTGCCGAGAGTCACGGACTGTTCAAACCAATTCGACTGGAACGTTGGCTCCGCTTCAAAGTTTCAGAGTCGGAGGTGGTCGGTAAAATATCCGGCATCaacggaattttatttttatctgggAAGCAACAACTGGAAAAGAAACTGGCCGATtcgtttgaaaagaaatacgCTTTGATGCTGACTATTCCGTCGCTGGATGAAAAAGCCATCGAGATCCTAGAAGAGATGAAGGACTATTGtttaaattatcaaaaattGGTGGCATTCGAGGATGACAAaggatga